The nucleotide window TTTCTCATTATCGTCAATCACCTCATGTACAGCAGTCCGTTTTCGTTGAAAAAACCACAATAGAGCAATTACAACTACCAGAAACATCAGCACATAATGAGGATTCAACAAGTTCAATCCAGGCGACGTCAGCCAAAAGTTCACGAGCCATTCAGGGTGATAGGCAGGAGCCATTCAACTCACCCCTTCTGCTGGCGGAGTTTTTTCAGTTCCCTGAGAATTTCTTCTTCCGCATCGTCAGCCTGCATTTTCGCTTTGCCTTTTGGCAGTTTGGTTTTGCCTTGCTTAAGCGTTTCTGTTTCTTCCTTTAATAGGTCAGCTGCCAGCAATTGATAATTTTCTTTCATTTTTTCAAAATCATCACTATTGATTTTTTTCATCAGAAAGTCCATTTCCAGCTCATTCACTGCGCTGTACACCTGCTCCAGAGTCAGCTTTTCACCTTCTGCTTCCCTTCCTACGGGCTGGAATTCACCTGAGGAAAAGAAGGGAGAAATGATAAAGTAAAAACAAGTAATGATCACGAGTGATCCAATTATTAAAAATACATAATCCATTTTCATCAACTCCTAGAAAAGCTTTCGGCGCTCTTCGTCAAAAGTTTTGGATGCAATTTCCTTCTCGATTTCGGAATCCCATCCTGCTTTGGCTTCAACGTTTACTTCCGCCTTTTTGAGTGTCAATTTCCTGATCCAGACCCCGACGATCACAGTTCCGATGCCAAATCCTGCAGCCGGCATTCCCCAGGCAATCCAGCCGCTAGTGCCGCCGCCAGGTGTTCTCAAGGCTGCCTGCCCGTATTCATCAACATAAGATTGGATGATTTCCGGCTCTGATTTGCCGCCATTCAGCATTTCTACCACTTCGTCATAATAAATTTTCTTGATTGAACAGGTGGATAGATCATGATCTGCATGACCCTGCATATCAAGCTGGGTGATGACGTGCTTGAATTCTTTTGAGTTATAAGTGAAAGCAGATGTCAGACCAGGAATCAAGATGAAGCAAAGGAATGTCGCAACGAAAATTTTCTTTTTCATCTTCATCACCTTCCCGCAAATTTATTGGTCTGGTAGCGGATCGATGCCGGTCTGCCTCCAATTAACGCGAATGCAGTGCCAATCACCATGATGATACCGCCCATCCAAATCCAGCTGACGAATGGATTCACTTTTACCATGAAGGTAACTTTGTCTTTGTTTTCCCAGGAACTGAGCACCACGTACAAGTCCTGGCTCCAGTTCGTCTTGATTGCTACCTCTGTTGATGGCTCAGGCCATGTTTCGTAAAAGATTTTTTCCGGCTTGATTTTGCCGATATCCTTGCCTTTATAAGTTACATCCACATCCGCGGCGACTACGCCATTTCCATTTTTCATATGCTCGGTCAGTTCATTGAATTTCAGGGTGTATTCGCCAATCTTGATGCTGTTCCCGGCGTCGACGGTTTTCAATATTTCTGTTGAGTAAGAGTGAGAAGATATGACTCCCACCGCAATCAGCGCAATCCCGATATGGACGATATAACCGCCATAGCGGCGCTGGTTTTTCACCGTCAGCTTGAAAGCGGCTTTCAGGATGTTTTCCTTTGTCGCTTTCCGTCTTGCGCCAATGCCCCTAGCGAATTCAAGCAAATGTGTACCAAACATGAAGCTTGTTGCCGATAACCCGATGATTGCGTATATTCCTTTAACACCGAAAACGAACAGGAGGATGGCAGTCGCAATGCCCATCGCAAGCGGCCAGAGAATATTTTTCATGAACTTTTCAAATACGGCTTTTTGCCAGGCAATCAGCGGACAGATTCCCATCAGCACAATCAGCACCAGCAAAATCGGGGCCATGACTTTATTAAAGTAAGGCGCTCCAACATTGACCTTAGTCCCGGTGAATGTTTCTGAAATCAATGGATACATCGTGCCCCAGAAGACAGCGAACGCTGCGGCCACAAGAATCAGGTTGTTCAGCAGGAAGGTGCTTTCCTTTGAAAAATAGGCTTC belongs to Mesobacillus sp. AQ2 and includes:
- a CDS encoding cytochrome c-type biogenesis protein CcmH, with the protein product MKKKIFVATFLCFILIPGLTSAFTYNSKEFKHVITQLDMQGHADHDLSTCSIKKIYYDEVVEMLNGGKSEPEIIQSYVDEYGQAALRTPGGGTSGWIAWGMPAAGFGIGTVIVGVWIRKLTLKKAEVNVEAKAGWDSEIEKEIASKTFDEERRKLF